A window of the Brassica napus cultivar Da-Ae chromosome A2, Da-Ae, whole genome shotgun sequence genome harbors these coding sequences:
- the LOC111205560 gene encoding mRNA-decapping enzyme subunit 2, which produces MSGLHRSSSSSKNIGKSLPSKELLDDLCSRFVLNVPEEDQQSFERILFLVEYAYWYYEDNAVENDPTLKSLSLKEFTSLLFNSCDVLRPYVSNVDDIFKDFTSYKCRVPVTGAIILDETYERCLLVKGWKGSSWSFPRGKKSKDEEDYACAIREVLEETGFDVSKLLKKEEYIEFTFRQQRVRLYIVAGVTDDTAFAPQTKKEISEIAWHRLDHLQPASNEVITHGVAGLKLYMVAPFLGSLKSWISKHPAPVKRRSDKPLRALSVWNARTSSTGGNGTTTTTTTESYNKKQPQLIERPKDTEPGNSLRSFKFNTSAILESGFSA; this is translated from the exons ATGTCAGGTCTCCACAGATCATCAAGCTCATCGAAGAACATCGGAAAGTCCCTCCCTTCCAAGGAGCTTCTCGACGATCTTTGCAG TCGATTCGTTTTGAACGTTCCTGAAGAAGACCAACAGTCCTTCGAGAGGATTCTCTTTCTGGTGGAGTACGCTTATTGGTACTACGAAGATAACGCTGTGGAGAATGACCCGACGTTAAAGTCTCTGTCTTTGAAGGAGTTTACTTCACTCT TGTTCAACAGCTGTGATGTTTTGAGACCTTACGTGTCTAACGTTGATGATATCTTCAAAGACTTTACCTCTTACAAGTGTAGAGTTCCGGTTACTGGAGCTATTATTCTTGATGAAACATATGAACGG TGTTTGTTGGTGAAGGGGTGGAAAGGGTCTAGCTGGAGCTTTCCCCGTGGGAAGAAGAGTAAGGATGAAGAAGACTATGCGTGTGCTATTCGTGAG GTTTTAGAGGAAACTGGATTTGATGTCTCAAAGCTACTCAAGAAAGAAGAATATATTGAGTTTACATTCAGACAGCAAAGAGTGAGACTTTACATTGTTGCTGGGGTGACAGATGATACAGCTTTTGCACCACAAACAAAGAAGGAAATCAGT GAAATTGCGTGGCATCGGCTCGATCATCTTCAGCCAGCAAGTAATGAGGTGATAACTCATGGAGTTGCTGGTCTCAAGTTGTATATGGTGGCACCTTTTCTTGG GTCGTTGAAGTCTTGGATATCGAAGCATCCTGCTCCTGTAAAACGGAGATCTGATAAGCCCCTTAGAG CACTCAGCGTGTGGAATGCAAGGACTAGTAGTACTGGAGGAAACGGAACAACAACGACGACGACAACGGAAAGCTACAATAAGAAGCAGCCCCAACTAATAGAGCGTCCTAAGGATACAGAACCTGGAAACAGTCTCAGAAGCTTCAAGTTCAACACGTCAGCAATCTTGGAATCAGGATTTTCAGCTTGA